A window of Microcystis aeruginosa FD4 contains these coding sequences:
- a CDS encoding ISAs1 family transposase, translating to MPELIKDLALKGVVFAFDSMNTPKKTIETIVATGNHYLAAVPGNQPTLDDKIQAQFLAIETFTQVNKGQVRTEKRRVEIAKILPSIAVDWTNIRTIIRVQRGRKLRHKIEKETCYYISDLSGWVELNIR from the coding sequence TTGCCAGAATTAATTAAAGACTTAGCCTTAAAAGGAGTAGTTTTTGCCTTTGATTCTATGAATACCCCAAAAAAAACGATTGAGACAATTGTCGCTACAGGGAATCACTACCTAGCAGCAGTCCCGGGCAATCAACCAACTCTTGACGATAAGATTCAAGCTCAATTTTTAGCAATTGAAACTTTCACACAGGTGAATAAAGGACAGGTAAGAACTGAAAAGCGAAGAGTAGAAATTGCCAAAATTTTGCCGTCAATTGCTGTTGATTGGACAAATATCAGGACAATTATTAGAGTTCAAAGAGGAAGAAAACTGCGCCATAAAATAGAAAAAGAAACTTGTTATTATATTTCAGATTTAAGTGGGTGGGTGGAATTAAATATAAGATGA
- the psb34 gene encoding photosystem II assembly protein Psb34, with amino-acid sequence MPYTNEEGGRLNNFAAEPKVYQAAPPTKSQQRNYIFWGVAAITLVGGLLAVAFYASQAG; translated from the coding sequence ATGCCTTATACAAACGAAGAAGGTGGACGCTTAAATAATTTCGCCGCTGAACCGAAAGTTTATCAAGCGGCTCCACCCACTAAATCGCAACAACGTAATTATATTTTCTGGGGTGTTGCTGCGATCACACTTGTCGGTGGACTGTTAGCCGTCGCTTTTTACGCATCTCAAGCTGGCTAA
- a CDS encoding DNA-methyltransferase has translation MVVESQGKQKKLSSREDESRPIASKEQNSYLAEGIVDHQSTQIAPSSLLQPFSPELEKDRANKFNSLKEILVSHLGQPFYSDNGFILYQGDATDFLSKLSHSDIKIDLTVTSPPYNIGKEYERVLSINDYVDWCANWLRQIYQITQDNGAFWLNVGYLEVPEKGLCVPIPYLLWDKSPFYLLQEIVWKYGAGVSTKNRLSPRNEKWLFYLKNCQEYTFNLDNIRDPNVKYPNQKKNGKYRCNPLGKNPSDVWEVPKVTTGEKRSSKERTGHPAQFPLAIVERIIQASSNPVEIILDPFAGSCSTGIAALGLGRIFVGFEIRQDYCEIAAERFKRFKKERSNTYIQESLF, from the coding sequence ATGGTTGTAGAGTCCCAGGGGAAACAAAAAAAACTATCGTCTAGGGAAGATGAGTCTCGTCCAATTGCCAGCAAGGAACAAAACTCTTATCTAGCAGAGGGAATTGTTGATCATCAATCAACTCAGATTGCTCCTTCCTCCTTACTACAGCCATTTTCTCCAGAGTTAGAAAAAGATAGAGCCAACAAATTTAATTCTCTTAAAGAAATTCTGGTTAGTCATCTTGGTCAACCTTTTTACTCGGACAACGGCTTTATTCTTTATCAAGGAGATGCCACAGACTTTTTGTCTAAACTATCTCATAGTGACATAAAAATTGACCTCACTGTTACATCACCACCTTATAATATTGGCAAAGAATATGAACGAGTTCTTTCAATCAATGACTATGTTGATTGGTGTGCTAATTGGCTGCGTCAAATTTATCAGATTACTCAAGATAACGGTGCTTTTTGGCTAAATGTTGGTTATTTAGAAGTACCAGAAAAGGGATTATGTGTTCCGATTCCCTATCTTCTTTGGGATAAGTCTCCCTTTTATCTTTTACAAGAAATTGTCTGGAAATATGGGGCAGGTGTTTCTACAAAAAATCGTCTTAGTCCTCGCAATGAAAAATGGCTTTTTTATCTCAAAAATTGCCAAGAATATACTTTTAACTTAGATAATATTCGTGACCCTAACGTTAAGTATCCCAATCAAAAGAAAAATGGTAAATATCGTTGTAATCCCCTCGGTAAAAATCCTTCTGATGTGTGGGAAGTTCCTAAAGTCACTACAGGAGAAAAGCGTAGTTCTAAGGAAAGAACCGGACATCCCGCACAATTTCCTTTAGCAATTGTCGAGAGAATTATACAAGCTTCATCTAATCCCGTAGAAATAATTCTTGATCCCTTTGCTGGGTCTTGTTCCACGGGAATAGCGGCCTTGGGATTAGGAAGAATTTTTGTGGGGTTTGAAATTCGACAAGACTATTGCGAGATAGCTGCAGAGAGATTTAAAAGATTTAAAAAAGAAAGAAGCAATACTTATATTCAAGAATCATTATTCTAG
- a CDS encoding tetratricopeptide repeat protein gives MKIKKKLTIIIAIATFLLTISPLSAQTTPNPVKAVEFYNRGVDRLTAGDYSGAITDFTQALQLEPKDADAYYNRGYAELVLGQYEQAIADYTQALTINPNYVNALGNRCYVHYLTKKYEAAVEDCTKAIALNGNFADFFIYRGNAKDDLGKHLEAIEDYTKALSLQGTRGQDRIFYNRALAYNRAGQQEMALRDYDQSLKINANFAEAYHNRGLTHYKLGNREKAIADLEAAARLALSQGKQGTAAKSQSAVALIQGQKP, from the coding sequence ATGAAAATTAAGAAAAAATTGACAATTATTATCGCTATAGCGACTTTTTTACTGACTATCTCTCCCCTAAGCGCTCAAACTACCCCTAACCCCGTGAAAGCTGTAGAATTTTATAATCGAGGGGTGGATCGTTTAACCGCAGGGGATTATTCAGGTGCGATCACCGATTTTACTCAAGCTCTACAATTAGAACCGAAGGATGCCGATGCTTACTATAATCGCGGCTATGCGGAATTAGTTCTCGGCCAGTACGAGCAAGCGATCGCAGATTATACCCAGGCCTTGACAATCAACCCCAATTATGTTAATGCTCTCGGTAATCGTTGTTATGTGCATTATCTGACGAAAAAATACGAGGCAGCCGTGGAAGATTGCACAAAAGCGATCGCTTTAAACGGAAATTTTGCTGATTTCTTCATTTATCGCGGTAATGCTAAGGATGACTTAGGTAAACACCTAGAAGCGATCGAGGATTACACAAAAGCTTTGAGTTTACAGGGAACTAGAGGACAGGATCGCATTTTCTATAATCGCGCCTTGGCCTATAACCGAGCCGGACAGCAGGAAATGGCTTTAAGGGACTATGATCAGAGTCTGAAAATCAATGCTAATTTTGCCGAAGCGTACCACAATCGGGGTTTGACCCATTATAAATTGGGAAACAGGGAAAAAGCGATCGCTGATTTAGAGGCAGCAGCTCGTCTAGCGTTATCTCAGGGTAAACAGGGGACTGCGGCTAAGTCTCAGTCAGCAGTGGCATTAATTCAGGGTCAAAAGCCCTAA
- a CDS encoding DUF1257 domain-containing protein: MSHFSTLRTKITDAEILKASLRDLGISVKTEADVRGYNGQRVRSDIVAVLDGEYDLGWSRNTDGSFDLIADLWGVAKKHNQTELINSINQKYAVNKTLSEVKQRGLQNANVKLVVQS, encoded by the coding sequence ATGTCTCATTTCAGCACTCTCCGGACCAAAATCACCGATGCCGAAATCCTCAAAGCTTCTCTCCGCGACCTCGGCATTAGCGTTAAAACCGAAGCTGATGTTCGTGGTTACAACGGTCAACGGGTTCGCTCCGACATCGTTGCTGTTCTCGATGGCGAATATGATCTCGGTTGGTCCCGCAATACCGACGGCAGTTTCGATTTAATCGCTGACCTCTGGGGTGTAGCCAAAAAACACAATCAAACCGAATTGATCAACTCGATCAACCAAAAATACGCTGTGAACAAAACCCTATCCGAAGTGAAACAGCGCGGTCTGCAAAACGCTAACGTTAAGCTAGTCGTTCAAAGCTAA
- a CDS encoding class I SAM-dependent methyltransferase, whose amino-acid sequence MLRPEERTKLDPTKDSDFYAFPRFVTHVDQGFIDRLTALYREILSPNTRILDLMSSWVSHLPEEMEFEQIEGHGMNGEELAKNPRLHSYFVQDLNAQPKLPLEDSSFDAVLITVSVQYLQYPEAIFAELYRILRPNGLVVVSFSNRMFYQKAIAAWRDNSDLGRVALVKSYFKSVAGFREVQAIVRPATTPSFLQMLGIMVADPFYAVIGKKESSLGL is encoded by the coding sequence ATGCTCCGACCCGAAGAAAGAACTAAACTCGATCCGACCAAAGACAGCGATTTTTATGCTTTTCCCCGCTTTGTCACCCACGTGGATCAGGGTTTTATCGATCGATTAACCGCTCTCTACCGAGAGATATTATCGCCGAATACGCGCATTTTAGACCTAATGAGCAGCTGGGTGTCCCATTTACCGGAGGAGATGGAATTTGAGCAGATCGAAGGTCACGGGATGAATGGGGAGGAGTTAGCCAAAAATCCCCGCTTGCATAGTTATTTTGTCCAAGACCTCAATGCCCAGCCAAAATTGCCCCTAGAGGACAGTTCTTTTGACGCGGTGTTAATCACGGTGTCGGTGCAGTATTTGCAGTATCCAGAGGCGATTTTTGCGGAACTGTATCGCATTTTAAGGCCTAATGGTCTGGTGGTGGTCAGTTTTTCCAATCGAATGTTTTATCAAAAAGCGATCGCTGCTTGGCGCGATAATAGCGATTTAGGCCGGGTGGCGTTAGTGAAATCCTATTTTAAATCGGTGGCGGGATTTAGGGAAGTACAGGCGATCGTTCGTCCTGCTACTACCCCCAGTTTCCTACAAATGTTAGGAATTATGGTCGCTGATCCCTTCTATGCAGTGATAGGAAAAAAAGAATCCTCTCTAGGATTATAA
- the ureG gene encoding urease accessory protein UreG, producing the protein MSCLRVGIAGPVGSGKTALLDALCKNLRDQYPIAVVTNDIYTQEDAQFLVRSQALAPERILGVETGGCPHTAIREDASINLVAIEQLERKFANLKLIFLESGGDNLAATFSPELVDLTIYVIDVAAGDKIPRKGGPGITKSDLLVINKIDLATMVGADLGVMDRDAKKMRGDKPFIFTNLKTREGLEQVIAFIEKNLY; encoded by the coding sequence ATGTCTTGCTTGCGCGTGGGAATTGCCGGTCCGGTGGGTTCAGGAAAAACAGCCCTGCTCGATGCCCTGTGTAAAAATTTGCGGGATCAATATCCGATCGCCGTAGTCACCAATGACATTTATACTCAAGAAGATGCCCAATTTTTAGTGCGATCACAAGCTTTAGCTCCGGAAAGAATTTTAGGAGTAGAAACGGGAGGATGTCCCCATACAGCTATTCGCGAGGATGCCTCAATTAACTTAGTTGCCATTGAACAGTTAGAGAGAAAATTTGCTAACTTAAAGCTAATTTTTCTGGAAAGTGGTGGTGACAATTTAGCGGCAACTTTTAGCCCGGAATTAGTAGATTTAACCATCTATGTGATTGACGTGGCAGCCGGAGATAAAATCCCTCGCAAAGGTGGACCGGGTATCACCAAATCGGATCTATTGGTAATTAATAAAATAGATTTAGCCACGATGGTGGGGGCAGATTTAGGGGTGATGGATAGAGATGCAAAAAAGATGCGCGGGGATAAACCCTTTATCTTCACCAACTTGAAAACACGGGAAGGATTAGAGCAAGTGATTGCCTTTATCGAAAAGAATTTATACTAA
- the psbP gene encoding photosystem II reaction center PsbP yields the protein MIKSLLATFLLITTLLLTSCTTPIAGLQGYTSGSQGYQFLYPKGWTQVDVKKVAGVDVVFHDLIETSENLSVIINPVPDNKTLTDLGTPSEVGYRLLKNNSLNPNLDKEVELIRSESHQIDGQDYYILEYQVKLPNGQERHNLASVTVNNNKLYSFNLSTSQKRWTQIQELFETIVDSFSVS from the coding sequence ATGATTAAATCTCTTTTGGCGACTTTCCTCCTAATTACCACCCTCCTCTTAACCAGTTGTACAACTCCCATCGCTGGACTGCAAGGATACACCAGTGGCAGCCAAGGCTATCAATTCTTATATCCTAAGGGTTGGACGCAGGTGGATGTGAAAAAAGTTGCGGGAGTAGATGTGGTTTTTCATGACCTGATCGAAACGAGCGAAAATTTAAGCGTTATTATCAACCCCGTCCCCGACAATAAAACCTTAACAGATTTAGGTACTCCCTCGGAAGTTGGCTATCGTCTCCTGAAAAATAACAGTCTTAACCCCAATCTCGATAAGGAAGTAGAATTAATTCGCTCAGAATCCCATCAAATCGACGGTCAAGACTATTATATCCTCGAATATCAAGTTAAATTACCCAACGGCCAAGAACGTCATAATCTGGCCAGCGTCACGGTTAATAATAATAAACTCTATTCTTTTAATCTTTCCACTTCCCAAAAACGTTGGACGCAAATTCAAGAACTCTTTGAAACTATCGTTGATTCTTTCTCGGTTAGTTAG
- a CDS encoding ABC transporter substrate-binding protein, with translation MSQKNETVTLLLALLITLIFFGAGGWWLYNRFQGKNNPTNLSEIEKISPKQKSVSAQAKFSQGKNLLIVEGASSDKQAAIQALGKGDFQQAVYLLEKSLRANQNDPEALIYLNNARIGQAKSYTIAVSVPIGSNVNTALEVLRGVAQSQNQINQTGGINGTPLKVLIADDADHPEIAAQIAQKLAADNSILGVVGHTSSDTSLAAAAIYQKAGLVMISPISTSVKLSNFGDYIFRSVPSDFVAARALAESSLQKIPNVKAVVFFNSQSNYSQSLKSEFTTALGLGGGQVVSEFDLSSLTFTPSKSLQQAQQEGANLIALLGDSGTLDKALQVVQINGQKLPIVAGDDVYSPKTLDVGGKNALGMIVAVAWHLGANRNSPFVNNSRQLWQADVNWRTATAYDATQALIAGIKAESSREGVQQALRSSNFSVPGATHPVRFLPSGDRNQSVQLVVVQPGSRSSFGVDFVPISR, from the coding sequence ATGAGCCAGAAAAATGAGACCGTTACCCTGCTTTTAGCCCTGCTGATTACCCTAATATTTTTTGGGGCTGGTGGTTGGTGGTTATATAATCGTTTTCAAGGAAAAAATAACCCAACCAATCTTTCTGAAATCGAGAAAATATCACCGAAGCAAAAATCGGTATCGGCACAAGCAAAATTTAGTCAAGGGAAAAACTTATTAATAGTTGAAGGGGCTTCTTCTGACAAACAAGCTGCTATACAGGCACTCGGAAAAGGAGACTTTCAGCAAGCAGTTTACCTTCTAGAAAAATCCCTGCGAGCTAATCAAAATGATCCGGAAGCTCTCATCTACTTAAATAACGCCCGTATTGGTCAAGCTAAGTCCTATACTATCGCCGTTTCCGTGCCAATTGGTAGCAATGTCAACACCGCCCTAGAAGTTTTACGAGGAGTTGCCCAATCTCAAAATCAAATCAATCAAACCGGAGGAATTAATGGCACTCCTTTAAAAGTTCTCATTGCTGATGATGCTGATCATCCCGAAATTGCCGCTCAAATTGCCCAAAAATTAGCGGCTGACAACAGCATTTTAGGAGTAGTAGGACATACTAGCAGTGATACCTCTTTAGCGGCGGCTGCTATCTATCAAAAAGCGGGATTAGTAATGATTTCCCCCATCAGTACCTCAGTTAAACTCTCCAATTTTGGTGACTATATCTTTCGTTCTGTTCCCAGTGATTTTGTGGCGGCACGAGCATTAGCTGAATCTAGCTTGCAAAAAATTCCTAACGTCAAGGCAGTGGTATTTTTTAACTCCCAAAGTAATTATAGTCAATCCCTAAAATCTGAATTTACCACCGCTTTAGGATTAGGAGGAGGTCAAGTGGTGAGTGAATTTGATCTATCTTCCCTCACTTTTACCCCTTCTAAAAGCCTCCAACAAGCTCAACAAGAGGGAGCAAATCTAATCGCCCTTCTTGGGGATAGTGGTACCCTAGATAAGGCTTTGCAGGTGGTTCAAATCAACGGTCAAAAATTACCGATTGTGGCGGGTGATGACGTTTATAGCCCCAAAACTCTGGATGTAGGCGGAAAAAATGCCCTGGGCATGATTGTCGCTGTCGCTTGGCATTTGGGTGCTAATCGGAACAGTCCTTTTGTGAATAATTCCCGCCAATTGTGGCAAGCAGACGTAAATTGGCGCACTGCTACCGCCTATGACGCTACCCAGGCTTTAATCGCTGGAATTAAGGCAGAATCTAGCCGAGAGGGAGTTCAACAGGCGTTAAGAAGTAGTAATTTTTCTGTGCCTGGGGCGACTCATCCAGTGCGATTTTTACCCTCTGGCGATCGCAATCAATCCGTGCAATTAGTGGTAGTTCAACCCGGTTCTCGTTCTAGTTTTGGGGTAGATTTTGTGCCAATTTCTCGATAA
- a CDS encoding WecB/TagA/CpsF family glycosyltransferase gives MLETPPKYSVLGLPVHLLDNYSRWLIDRAYQGFGSHVVTLNAEMAMLGENDAKVAQVIREADLVIPDGAGIVIYLKLRGKKQTRCPGIELSESLITELGMQGENFPIAFFGGKPGITEKAASNWQKKIPNIRILANHGYLSSEEMSDWIEVLKDQQPRLILVGLGVPRQEYWIREHRNLCPQAIWVGVGGSFDIWSGTKIRAPRFFCDNNLEWLYRLYQEPWRWKRMLALPKFFWRSLFYS, from the coding sequence ATGTTAGAAACTCCCCCTAAATATTCAGTTCTCGGTTTACCGGTTCATCTCCTCGATAACTACAGTCGTTGGTTAATTGATCGCGCCTATCAAGGTTTTGGTTCCCACGTTGTCACTCTCAATGCAGAAATGGCAATGTTAGGGGAAAATGATGCTAAAGTAGCCCAAGTTATTCGGGAAGCAGATTTAGTTATTCCCGACGGCGCCGGGATTGTTATTTACTTAAAATTAAGGGGCAAAAAACAAACCCGCTGCCCCGGTATTGAATTATCAGAATCCTTAATTACTGAGTTAGGAATGCAGGGAGAGAATTTTCCTATTGCTTTTTTTGGTGGTAAACCGGGGATTACAGAAAAAGCGGCAAGTAATTGGCAAAAAAAGATACCTAATATCCGTATTCTGGCTAACCATGGTTATCTATCCTCCGAGGAAATGTCCGATTGGATTGAGGTGTTAAAAGATCAACAGCCGCGGTTAATTTTAGTTGGTTTGGGAGTACCCCGACAAGAATATTGGATTAGGGAACATCGCAATCTCTGTCCCCAAGCTATCTGGGTAGGTGTGGGGGGTAGTTTTGATATCTGGTCCGGGACAAAAATCCGCGCCCCTCGCTTTTTCTGTGACAATAATTTAGAGTGGTTATACCGACTTTATCAGGAACCTTGGCGCTGGAAAAGAATGTTAGCTTTACCTAAATTTTTCTGGCGATCGCTTTTTTATTCCTAG
- a CDS encoding Maf family protein: protein MSIPLILASASPARKKLLQMVGIAPIVRVSNFDESTINADDTLHLVQTLAQCKAQTIAPQFDTGLILGCDSVLEVAGEVYGKPKDKSEAIDRWQKMRGQVGTLYTGHALIDRVNNQTLTRCGITKVHFANISNETIIAYVDTEEPLKCAGCFALEGKGGLFVERLEGCHSNVIGLSLPLFRQMLTDFGYQITDFW from the coding sequence ATGTCCATTCCCTTGATTCTTGCTTCCGCTTCTCCCGCGCGTAAAAAACTATTACAAATGGTGGGAATCGCTCCGATTGTGCGGGTGAGTAACTTTGATGAATCGACAATTAATGCTGATGATACTCTTCATCTTGTCCAAACTTTAGCCCAATGTAAAGCGCAAACGATCGCCCCCCAATTTGATACAGGATTAATTCTTGGTTGTGATTCCGTCTTAGAAGTAGCGGGGGAAGTCTATGGCAAACCCAAGGATAAATCAGAAGCGATCGATCGTTGGCAAAAAATGCGCGGTCAGGTGGGTACACTCTATACAGGTCATGCTTTAATCGATCGAGTTAATAATCAAACCTTGACTCGTTGTGGGATTACTAAAGTTCACTTTGCCAATATCAGCAATGAAACAATTATTGCCTACGTTGACACCGAAGAACCCCTCAAATGTGCCGGCTGTTTTGCCCTAGAAGGAAAGGGGGGTTTATTCGTGGAAAGATTAGAGGGATGTCACAGTAATGTTATCGGTTTAAGTTTGCCCCTATTTAGGCAGATGTTAACGGATTTTGGCTACCAAATCACTGACTTTTGGTGA
- a CDS encoding TIGR03279 family radical SAM protein, producing the protein MSELTIRPAKISGVIPDSIAAEVGFEIGDALVSINGNRPRDLIDYQFLCADEFLTLEVLDSQGKTHQVKIEKDYHEDLGLEFETALFDGLIQCNNKCPFCFIDQQPEGKRETLYDKDDDYRLSFLYGSYLTLTNLTSKEWQRIEKMHISPLFVSVHATEPDLRIRLLKNPRAGQILDHLKWLQARQLQIHAQVVVCPNINDGIHLERTLLDLVSFHRGDIPCVESIAVVPVGLTRFRPQEDELIPVSQEKAREVIEQIQTLQKQFRQEFGSNVVWLADEWFLIARVDLPPQSHYEDYPQIGNGVGSIRQFIRDFQKTAKKLLPAQITPSRRLIWVVGNAVEQAFQPLVKQLNKVRGLTVELVALNSDYWGQEITVTGLLTGQDLLKGLQGKNLGDGVLLPSLMLKHGEAVFLDDLTLETVINQLGVPIYSVLGVEELIKTCLTLNPLNKSYS; encoded by the coding sequence ATGAGTGAATTAACTATTCGTCCAGCTAAAATTAGTGGTGTCATCCCGGATTCGATCGCCGCCGAGGTGGGTTTTGAAATCGGGGATGCGCTCGTCTCTATCAATGGTAATCGTCCCCGGGACTTAATCGATTATCAATTTTTATGTGCCGATGAATTTTTAACCCTAGAAGTGCTTGATAGTCAGGGCAAAACTCACCAAGTAAAAATCGAAAAAGATTATCATGAAGACTTAGGTTTAGAGTTTGAAACTGCCCTTTTTGATGGACTAATTCAGTGTAATAATAAATGTCCTTTTTGCTTTATCGATCAACAACCAGAGGGCAAAAGAGAAACTTTATACGATAAAGATGATGACTATCGCTTAAGTTTTCTCTATGGCAGTTATTTAACCTTAACTAATCTCACCTCAAAAGAATGGCAGCGGATCGAAAAGATGCACATCTCACCGCTTTTTGTGTCCGTTCATGCCACGGAACCCGATCTGAGAATTCGTCTCTTAAAAAATCCCCGCGCTGGTCAAATTTTAGACCATTTAAAATGGCTACAAGCCAGACAATTACAAATTCATGCCCAAGTGGTAGTTTGTCCCAATATTAATGATGGAATTCATCTCGAAAGAACCCTGTTAGATCTGGTTTCTTTTCATCGGGGTGATATTCCCTGTGTGGAGTCGATTGCCGTAGTTCCCGTGGGATTAACCCGCTTTCGTCCCCAAGAAGATGAATTAATTCCCGTTAGCCAAGAAAAAGCGCGAGAAGTTATTGAACAAATCCAAACTTTACAGAAACAATTTCGTCAAGAATTTGGCAGTAATGTGGTGTGGTTAGCCGATGAATGGTTTTTAATTGCCCGAGTCGATTTACCCCCTCAATCTCACTACGAAGACTATCCCCAAATCGGTAACGGAGTTGGCTCGATTCGTCAATTTATTAGGGATTTCCAGAAGACAGCTAAGAAGTTATTACCTGCTCAAATTACTCCCTCTAGACGGTTGATATGGGTAGTGGGCAATGCGGTAGAACAAGCTTTTCAACCCCTAGTTAAACAGTTAAATAAGGTGCGGGGTTTAACTGTGGAATTAGTGGCTTTAAATAGTGATTATTGGGGACAGGAAATCACGGTTACGGGTTTATTAACCGGGCAAGATCTTCTCAAAGGATTACAAGGTAAAAATCTTGGGGATGGGGTTTTATTACCCTCCCTCATGCTCAAGCATGGGGAAGCGGTATTTTTAGATGATCTCACCCTAGAAACTGTTATTAATCAGTTAGGAGTCCCTATTTATTCAGTCCTAGGAGTGGAGGAATTAATTAAAACTTGTCTTACTCTCAATCCCTTAAACAAATCCTACTCTTAA
- a CDS encoding B12-binding domain-containing radical SAM protein yields MTILQDEKLLFTPAIPHSDALRTILAFPNQYSVGITSLGYQIVWATLALRSDIQVSRLFTDFQESLPRDPELVGFSFSWELDYVNILSLLESLEIPCHSHQRQDRQAIIFGGGPVLTANPEPFAAFFDVILLGDGENLIADFINAYQEVRNADRPTKLRHLAQVPGVYVPSLYTVNYDSHEGEITAILPIDNNVPAFVSKQTYRSNTLSASTVVTKQAAWENIYMVEVVRSCPEMCRFCLASYLTLPFRTASLESLIPAIEKGLKVTDRLGLLGASVSQHPEFETLLDYLFQPQFEGVRLSIASVRTNTVTEKLARILSLRDSKSITIAVESGSDRLREIINKKLANDEIIQAAINAKAGGLKGIKLYGMVGIPGEETEDIAATMEMLIALKKAASGLRISFGCSTFVPKSHTPFQWFGVNKMAEKRLKSLEKQLGKQGIEFRPESYNWSVIQALLSRGDRRLTSLLELTRGYGDSLGSYKRAFKELKGQIPPLDYYVHQQWRLEQVLPWSHLHGPLSSNVLIKHLEQSQTKR; encoded by the coding sequence ATGACTATCTTACAAGACGAAAAACTCCTCTTTACTCCCGCAATACCCCACAGTGATGCCCTGAGAACTATTTTGGCTTTTCCTAATCAGTATTCTGTGGGTATAACCAGTTTAGGTTATCAAATTGTTTGGGCAACTTTAGCTCTGCGATCAGATATACAAGTTAGTCGTTTATTTACGGATTTTCAAGAATCTTTACCCCGTGATCCCGAATTAGTCGGCTTTTCCTTTTCCTGGGAATTGGACTATGTTAATATCCTCTCACTGTTAGAATCTTTAGAAATTCCCTGTCACAGTCATCAACGGCAAGATCGGCAAGCGATAATTTTCGGAGGTGGTCCGGTTTTAACCGCTAATCCCGAACCTTTTGCCGCTTTTTTTGATGTAATTTTATTGGGAGATGGTGAAAATTTAATTGCCGATTTTATTAATGCCTATCAAGAAGTGAGAAACGCCGATCGCCCTACAAAACTCCGTCATTTGGCCCAGGTTCCGGGGGTGTATGTTCCTAGTTTATATACCGTTAATTATGATAGTCATGAGGGCGAAATTACGGCAATTCTACCCATAGATAATAATGTTCCCGCCTTTGTTAGTAAACAAACCTATCGCAGTAATACCCTTTCAGCTTCTACGGTGGTAACAAAACAAGCGGCATGGGAGAATATTTATATGGTAGAGGTGGTGCGAAGTTGTCCAGAAATGTGCCGTTTTTGTTTGGCTAGTTATCTAACTTTACCCTTTCGTACCGCTAGTTTAGAATCTTTAATTCCTGCCATTGAAAAAGGTTTAAAAGTGACCGATCGCCTCGGTTTATTAGGTGCTTCCGTCAGTCAACATCCTGAATTTGAAACCTTACTTGATTATCTTTTTCAACCACAATTTGAGGGAGTTAGACTCTCGATCGCTTCAGTTAGAACTAATACTGTCACGGAAAAATTAGCCAGAATTTTATCCCTAAGAGACAGCAAATCAATTACTATTGCCGTAGAAAGTGGTTCCGATCGCTTGCGGGAAATTATCAACAAAAAGTTAGCCAATGATGAAATTATCCAAGCTGCCATTAATGCCAAAGCCGGCGGTTTAAAAGGTATAAAACTCTATGGTATGGTGGGAATACCGGGAGAAGAAACCGAAGATATAGCGGCGACTATGGAAATGTTAATAGCATTAAAAAAAGCTGCCTCTGGACTGCGAATTTCTTTCGGTTGCAGCACCTTTGTGCCTAAATCCCATACTCCTTTTCAGTGGTTTGGCGTTAATAAAATGGCCGAAAAAAGATTAAAATCTCTAGAGAAACAATTGGGTAAACAGGGTATAGAATTTCGACCAGAGAGTTATAATTGGTCAGTGATTCAAGCCCTATTATCTAGAGGCGATCGCCGCTTAACGTCCCTGTTAGAATTAACCCGTGGCTACGGTGATTCTTTAGGCAGTTATAAACGCGCTTTTAAGGAACTAAAAGGACAAATTCCCCCTCTAGATTATTACGTTCATCAACAATGGCGTTTAGAACAGGTTTTACCCTGGAGTCATTTACACGGTCCGTTATCCTCAAATGTTTTAATAAAACATTTAGAACAATCCCAAACAAAAAGGTAA